The following are encoded together in the Lepidochelys kempii isolate rLepKem1 chromosome 7, rLepKem1.hap2, whole genome shotgun sequence genome:
- the STOX1 gene encoding storkhead-box protein 1 isoform X4: MAPVQSGLCCEEAALLTWTFLCKYAGLEMHKLDGDVSPIHMNPISQSQFVPLAEILCCAISDMNAAHVIVTQETLMDQLVKYYPGITTPSQEILYSVLGTLIRERKIYHTGEGYFIVTPHTYFITDNVMKDHKKFLLEDNCPLLPSASYLVSMESSADLTKENVPMVSHCRSCHCFPAQATFREQRYQQLINHEPNGRGQKGSGELKPSVQNQPLSTLLETHSCDTTKSLTSMKEKEKCKKFGLSLFWRSSTSKKEKPKKKYSSFSAQFPPEEWPVRDEDNLDNIPRDIEHEIIKRINPVLTVDNLVKHTVLMKKFEEQKKYISKGTSTEMLTIQQKHISKGSVVKKQSKTAKYHRKIQSSKEKQIRKTQRKSQINQVTSENDKQEKYAERLSSHVTNEVVAHEQLHEDGTVVKSHFIYKKQIKNPFQGLPCREKLSTKGHKGQKNSQFKSRIQKQERNFQRSRSLDSSRTFDHEAIQSNAEKCSDKAKQNKSSHVNNSSLQAIKGHFSECCNYPQCSTLRIDDKCHYSRESSLSDYVCRGANKKLIGDIPKTHFSYIEDMFEFKEEIKYPLSSKDTHQCDKPAIICELLDQTSNRFQNFSLSNDPADANQFKQSEDGATQRLRTDKKNELMFSNTTTKWPESVNPEKKGFIDDQTLYQKVDDYDVCSSLYLEEEDYPESYQQQLSHTISETGECSKGIQQISTELSLRNCGLNSHPAECNTNVNQLDSCGHEGNECHSLSGSMDSSQECQKIDLAGENCFHDQLSQFVYKHHDEEVELAEHVQASDIGVNIFDFCKANDGDSDAETLPNTPNEMREKSACSTLGLQTMEMRKKIGKKQQLFNSTHTTVSGLNVQKEPSNLEGTENQSITGDSGIDSPRTQSLTSNNSAILDGLKRRRSFLQNFEGKNNSARSGRMLTQNTLLQLTPVMNV; this comes from the exons GTGATGTATCTCCAATTCACATGAATCCTATTTCTCAATCCCAGTTTGTTCCTTTGGCAGAAATTCTTTGCTGTGCTATATCTGATATGAATGCAGCTCATGTTATTGTTACCCAGGAAACATTAATGGATCAGTTGGTGAAATATTATCCAG GTATAACAACTCCCTCACAAGAAATTCTATATAGTGTGCTTGGAACTCTAATTAGAGAAAGGAAGATATATCACACTGGAGAAGGCTACTTCATAGTGACCCCTCACACCTACTTTATCACAGATAATGTCATGAAAGACCATAAGAAGTTCCTGTTAGAGGATAATTGCCCTCTACTGCCATCCGCTTCTTACCTTGTAAGCATGGAGAGCTCTGCAGATCTAACAAAAGAAAATGTTCCTATGGTGTCTCATTGCAGATCCTGCCATTGTTTCCCTGCTCAGGCTACATTCAGGGAACAAAGATATCAGCAATTAATTAACCATGAACCTAATGGAAGAGGTCAAAAAGGCTCTGGTGAGTTGAAGCCCTCAGTTCAGAATCAGCCTCTCTCTACATTACTTGAGACTCATTCATGTGACACAACCAAGTCCTTAACTtcaatgaaagaaaaagaaaaatgtaaaaagtttGGCCTTAGTCTTTTCTGGCGTAGTAGcacatctaaaaaagaaaaacctaaaaAAAAGTATTCTTCTTTTTCTGCCCAATTTCCTCCTGAAGAATGGCCAGTCAGGGATGAAGATAATTTAGATAACATTCCACGTGACATTGAACATGAAATCATCAAGCGTATTAACCCTGTGCTGACAGTAGATAACTTAGTTAAACACACAGTACTAATGAAGAAATTTGAGgaacagaaaaaatatattagCAAAGGCACCTCAACCGAAATGTTGACAATTCAGCAAAAGCATATTTCAAAAGGGTCTGTTGTTAAAAAGCAAAGTAAAACAGCAAAGTATCACAGGAAAATTCAATCCAGTAAAGAAAAGCAAATAAGAAAAACCCAGAGAAAATCTCAAATCAATCAGGTAACGTCAGAAAATGACAAACAGGAAAAATATGCAGAGCGTCTGTCATCACATGTTACAAATGAAGTTGTAGCTCATGAACAGCTACATGAGGATGGAACAGTTGTTAAAtcccattttatatataaaaagcaaATTAAGAATCCTTTTCAAGGTCTACCATGTAGAGAGAAACTTTCTACAAAAGGGCACAAAGGTCAGAAAAACAGTCAATTTAAGTCCAGGATTCAAAAGCAAGAAAGGAATTTTCAAAGGTCAAGGTCTTTGGATTCCTCAAGAACCTTTGACCATGAAGCCATACAATCaaatgctgaaaaatgcagtgacAAAGCCAAGCAAAACAAATCATCCCACGTTAACAATTCTTCCCTCCAAGCCATCAAAGGCCATTTCAGTGAATGCTGTAATTATCCACAATGCAGTACTTTACGAATAGATGATAAATGTCATTACTCCAGAGAGAGTAGCCTTTCTGACTATGTCTGTAGAGGGGCAAACAAAAAACTTATTGGAGATATTCCAAAAACTCATTTCTCTTACATTGAAGATATGTTTGAGTTTAAGGAAGAAATAAAGTATCCCCTAAGTTCAAAAGATACCCATCAGTGTGACAAACCTGCCATTATATGTGAGCTACTAGATCAAACATCAAATCGTTTTCAGAATTTCAGTCTTTCTAATGATCCTGCTGATGCTAACCAGTTTAAACAATCTGAAGATGGTGCCACTCAAAGACTAAGGACTGACAAAAAGAATGAACTAATGTTTAGCAATACTACTACTAAATGGCCTGAGTCTGTTAACCCAGAAAAAAAAGGATTTATTGATGATCAGACTTTGTATCAAAAAGTAGATGATTATGATGTTTGCAGCTCGTTATATCTTGAGGAGGAGGATTACCCTGAATCATATCAACAGCAACTCAGCCACACTATTTCAGAAACAGGAGAATGCAGTAAGGGAATACAACAAATAAGCACTGAACTGTCTCTCAGAAACTGCGGTCTTAATAGTCATCCAGCTGAGTGCAATACTAATGTAAATCAATTAGATTCTTGTGGGCATGAAGGAAATGAATGTCATAGTCTTAGTGGGTCAATGGATAGCTCACAAGAGTGCCAGAAAATTGATCTTGCAGGAGAAAATTGTTTCCATGATCAGCTATCTCAGTTTGTTTACAAACATCATGACGAGGAAGTTGAACTTGCTGAACATGTTCAGGCTTCAGATATTGGTGTCAATATATTTGATTTCTGCAAAGCAAACGACGGTGACTCAGATGCTGAAACTTTGCCAAACACTCCCAATGAAATGAGAGAGAAATCAGCGTGCTCGACACTGGGGCTGCAGACCatggaaatgagaaaaaaaattggaaaaaagcaACAGCTTTTTAATAGTACACATACTACTGTTTCAGGGCTGAATGTCCAAAAAGAACCAAGTAACTTAGAAGGAACAGAAAACCAGAGCATTACAGGAGACAGCGGAATTGATTCTCCAAG aacacAAAGTCTTACATCTAATAATTCAGCCATTTTGGATGGATTGAAAAGAAGACGAAGTTTCCTACAGAACTTTGAAGGCAAAAATAACAGTGCAAGGAGCGGAAGGATGCTTACACAAAATACATTGTTGCAGTTAACTCCAGTCATGAATGTTTAA